The proteins below are encoded in one region of Microbacterium pygmaeum:
- a CDS encoding sulfite exporter TauE/SafE family protein, producing the protein MIAPETVVALACVTAFVAAGIQRITGLGFVLVLIGPIVLLYGPVEGVTIGVLLALVASLTAVPLVWRRVQWRRAWWLIWPGLLAAPFGALLVRVLPEPALLLLIAAMAYFALIAGWIPALSAALTGRSGAIVAGASAGFMHVASGLSGPPLAAYAVGSKWDQTRFAASVQVIFATFSVMSVALRGLPVSPASDIWLLIAATAGGIIVGTLLTRFVPPRVARLAMLAIAWAGATVVLIRGVLALFF; encoded by the coding sequence ATGATCGCGCCGGAGACGGTCGTCGCGCTCGCCTGCGTCACCGCGTTCGTCGCCGCGGGAATCCAGCGCATCACCGGCCTCGGATTCGTCCTCGTGCTGATCGGGCCGATCGTGCTCCTGTACGGACCGGTCGAGGGCGTCACGATCGGGGTGCTGCTGGCGCTGGTCGCATCGCTGACCGCCGTCCCGCTGGTGTGGCGTCGCGTGCAGTGGCGGCGGGCGTGGTGGCTGATCTGGCCTGGACTGCTCGCCGCTCCGTTCGGCGCGCTCCTGGTGCGGGTGCTTCCCGAGCCCGCACTGCTGCTGCTCATCGCCGCGATGGCGTACTTCGCGCTGATCGCCGGATGGATCCCGGCGCTCAGCGCCGCGCTGACCGGGCGCTCCGGGGCGATCGTCGCCGGCGCGTCCGCCGGATTCATGCACGTCGCCAGCGGCCTGTCCGGACCGCCTCTGGCCGCCTACGCCGTCGGGTCGAAGTGGGACCAGACGCGGTTCGCCGCCAGCGTCCAGGTGATCTTCGCCACGTTCAGTGTGATGTCGGTCGCGCTGCGCGGATTGCCGGTCTCACCGGCATCCGACATCTGGCTTCTCATCGCTGCGACCGCAGGAGGCATCATCGTCGGCACGCTGCTGACCCGCTTCGTGCCGCCGCGCGTCGCCCGACTGGCCATGCTCGCCATCGCGTGGGCCGGCGCAACGGTGGTGCTGATCCGTGGGGTGCTGGCACTCTTCTTCTGA
- a CDS encoding thymidine phosphorylase, with amino-acid sequence MSTGQPEAHDAVDVIRTKRDGGEVPEEALRWMIDAYTRGYVADSQMAAFAMAVLLNGMTRTEIRVMTDAMIASGERMSFSGLGKPTVDKHSTGGVGDKITLPLAPLVASFGVAVPQLSGRGLGHTGGTLDKLESIPGWTASLSNEELHEQLRDVGAVICAAGSGLAPADKKLYALRDVTGTVEAIPLIASSIMSKKIAEGTDSLVLDVKFGSGAFMQDIDRARELARTMVELGTDSGVATTALLTDMNTPLGLAIGNANEVRESVEVLAGGGPADVVELTVALAREMLTLAGQPDADIEAALRDGRAMDSWRAMIRAQDGDPDAALPTPHETHVVTAGEAGHVTRMDALPFGIAAWRLGAGRARAEDSVVHSAGIDLHVKPGDRVAAGQPLFTLLGHDESRFQRALAALEGAWAIGQDAPEATSLVRERIID; translated from the coding sequence ATGAGCACCGGGCAGCCCGAGGCGCACGACGCCGTCGATGTCATCCGCACCAAGCGCGACGGCGGCGAGGTGCCCGAAGAGGCGCTGCGCTGGATGATCGACGCGTATACGCGCGGCTACGTCGCCGACTCGCAGATGGCCGCCTTCGCGATGGCGGTGCTGCTGAACGGCATGACGCGCACCGAGATCCGGGTGATGACCGACGCGATGATCGCCTCGGGGGAGCGGATGAGCTTCTCGGGCCTCGGCAAGCCGACGGTGGACAAGCATTCCACCGGTGGGGTCGGTGACAAGATCACGCTGCCGCTGGCGCCGCTGGTCGCATCGTTCGGCGTGGCCGTCCCGCAGCTTTCCGGCCGCGGTCTCGGCCACACCGGCGGCACGCTCGACAAGCTGGAGTCGATTCCGGGGTGGACGGCGAGCCTGTCCAACGAGGAGCTGCACGAGCAGCTTCGCGACGTCGGCGCGGTCATCTGCGCCGCGGGCTCCGGGCTTGCTCCCGCCGACAAGAAGCTCTACGCGCTGCGCGATGTCACCGGAACGGTCGAGGCGATCCCGCTGATCGCCTCGAGCATCATGTCCAAGAAGATCGCCGAGGGCACCGACTCGCTGGTGCTGGACGTGAAGTTCGGCTCCGGGGCGTTCATGCAGGACATCGACAGGGCCCGCGAACTCGCACGCACGATGGTCGAGCTCGGCACCGATTCGGGGGTGGCCACGACGGCGCTCCTCACCGACATGAATACCCCGCTGGGCCTTGCGATCGGGAACGCCAACGAGGTCCGCGAGTCGGTCGAGGTGCTCGCCGGCGGCGGCCCGGCCGATGTCGTCGAGCTCACCGTCGCGCTGGCTCGCGAGATGCTCACCCTGGCCGGTCAGCCGGACGCCGACATCGAGGCGGCGCTGCGCGACGGCCGTGCGATGGACAGCTGGCGGGCGATGATCCGTGCGCAGGACGGGGATCCGGATGCCGCACTGCCGACGCCCCACGAGACGCACGTCGTGACGGCGGGCGAAGCCGGACACGTCACGCGCATGGACGCCCTGCCGTTCGGCATCGCCGCATGGCGGCTCGGGGCGGGCCGCGCGCGCGCCGAGGACTCGGTGGTGCATTCGGCCGGCATCGACCTGCACGTCAAGCCCGGAGACCGGGTTGCCGCCGGGCAGCCCCTGTTCACGCTGCTCGGTCACGACGAATCGCGATTCCAGCGCGCCCTGGCCGCGCTGGAGGGCGCGTGGGCGATCGGGCAGGATGCCCCGGAGGCGACGTCGCTCGTCCGGGAGCGGATCATCGACTGA
- a CDS encoding adenosine deaminase produces the protein MPIDQHGDTTLEGVSIRGLPKVSLHDHLDGGVRPQTIIELGDAIGLEVPAAEAGELADWFAERSDSGSLVEYLKTFDLTTAVMQTAEGLTRVAREFVEDLAADGVIYGEVRWAPEQHLGTGLSLEEVVEAVQSGIEEGEEAAEENGRDIRVGQLITAMRHTDRSLEIAELAVAWRGRGAVGFDIAGPEDGFPPSRHKVAFDYLASEFFPATVHAGEAAGLDSIRSALIDGRALRLGHGVRIAEDLDVVSRAGDEVLVEFGELARWVRDREIPLELSPSSNLQTGAIERWGTEMADHPFDLLYQLGFSVTVNVDNRTMSRTSLTRELALLAEVFEYDLDDLETFQLNAAAGAFLPIEEREELIELIAEGFER, from the coding sequence ATGCCCATCGATCAGCACGGTGACACCACGCTCGAAGGCGTCTCGATCCGCGGTCTTCCCAAGGTCTCGCTGCACGACCACCTCGACGGCGGCGTGCGCCCGCAGACCATCATCGAGCTCGGTGACGCGATCGGCCTGGAGGTTCCCGCGGCCGAGGCCGGTGAGCTGGCGGACTGGTTCGCCGAGCGCAGCGACTCCGGCTCGCTCGTCGAGTACCTGAAGACCTTCGATCTGACGACCGCGGTCATGCAGACCGCCGAAGGACTCACGCGCGTCGCGCGCGAATTCGTCGAGGACCTCGCCGCCGACGGCGTGATCTACGGCGAGGTGCGCTGGGCGCCCGAGCAGCACCTCGGTACCGGCCTGTCGCTGGAGGAGGTCGTCGAGGCCGTGCAGTCCGGCATCGAGGAGGGCGAGGAGGCCGCTGAGGAGAACGGGCGCGACATCCGCGTCGGCCAGCTGATCACCGCGATGCGCCATACCGACCGTTCGCTGGAGATCGCCGAACTCGCGGTCGCCTGGCGCGGTCGCGGTGCCGTCGGCTTCGACATCGCCGGCCCCGAGGACGGCTTCCCGCCCTCGCGGCACAAGGTCGCGTTCGACTACCTCGCCTCGGAGTTCTTCCCCGCCACCGTGCACGCCGGCGAGGCCGCGGGACTGGACTCGATCCGCTCCGCGCTGATCGATGGCCGCGCGCTGCGCCTGGGGCACGGGGTGCGCATCGCAGAGGACCTCGATGTCGTCTCGCGCGCCGGCGACGAGGTGCTGGTGGAGTTCGGCGAGCTGGCCCGATGGGTCCGCGACCGCGAGATCCCGCTCGAACTCTCGCCGTCCTCGAACCTGCAGACCGGCGCGATCGAGCGCTGGGGCACCGAGATGGCCGATCACCCGTTCGACCTGCTGTATCAGCTGGGCTTCTCAGTCACAGTGAACGTCGACAACCGGACGATGAGCCGCACCTCGCTGACGCGCGAACTGGCGCTGCTGGCCGAGGTGTTCGAGTACGACCTCGATGACCTCGAGACCTTCCAGCTGAACGCCGCCGCAGGGGCGTTCCTGCCGATCGAGGAGCGCGAGGAGCTCATCGAGCTGATCGCCGAGGGCTTCGAGCGGTAG
- a CDS encoding flavin-containing monooxygenase: MREQRYAVIGAGPSGLSAARALQKAGIVFDGYEASRGVGGLWDIENPRSTMYESAHLISSRTTTEFTEFPMDTTADYPSHRTLIRYFRDFADHFGLTEHFRFETKVTALTPTDGGGWMLRADSPDGPMERAYAGVILANGTLAEPNIPQFRGEFTGELLHTSAYKSAEQLTGRRVLIIGAGNSGCDIAVDAVHHAASIDLSVRRGYYFVPRYLFGRPSDTLNQGRPLPPRIKQFIDTRVLQAFTGDPVRFGFPKPDYRIYESHPIVNTLVLNHLGQGDITMRPDIDRFDGRTVHFRDGSSAEYDLVLLATGYTLDYPFVERGALNWRGFAPSLYLNVFPPSFNGLYVMGMIEASGIGWQGRYEQGELIAQYLAALEHRPQAAAAFRRRVQDRPWPDLTGGYHYLGLERMSYYVNKDAYRREVRAATDALRAGEPTAVRA; this comes from the coding sequence ATGCGCGAGCAACGATATGCCGTGATCGGCGCGGGTCCGTCGGGACTCTCGGCAGCACGGGCCCTGCAGAAGGCCGGCATCGTGTTCGACGGCTACGAGGCCTCGCGCGGCGTCGGTGGGCTGTGGGACATCGAGAATCCCCGGTCGACGATGTACGAATCGGCGCACCTGATCTCGTCGCGCACGACGACCGAGTTCACCGAGTTCCCGATGGACACGACCGCGGACTACCCGAGCCACCGCACGCTCATCCGCTACTTCCGCGACTTCGCCGATCACTTCGGGCTCACCGAGCACTTCCGATTCGAGACGAAGGTCACCGCGCTGACACCCACCGACGGCGGCGGATGGATGCTGCGGGCCGACAGTCCGGACGGCCCGATGGAACGCGCCTACGCGGGAGTGATCCTCGCCAACGGCACGCTCGCCGAGCCCAACATCCCGCAGTTCCGGGGCGAGTTCACCGGCGAACTGCTGCACACCAGCGCCTACAAGTCGGCCGAGCAGCTCACCGGCAGACGCGTGCTGATCATCGGTGCCGGCAATTCCGGCTGCGACATCGCCGTCGACGCCGTGCACCACGCGGCATCCATCGATCTGAGCGTGCGCCGCGGCTACTACTTCGTGCCGCGCTATCTGTTCGGTCGCCCGTCGGACACCCTCAACCAGGGCAGGCCGCTGCCCCCACGCATCAAGCAGTTCATCGACACGCGGGTGCTGCAGGCGTTCACGGGCGACCCGGTGCGGTTCGGCTTCCCGAAACCCGACTACAGGATCTACGAATCCCACCCGATCGTGAACACGCTCGTGCTGAACCATCTCGGCCAGGGCGACATCACGATGCGGCCGGACATCGACCGGTTCGACGGTCGCACCGTGCACTTCCGCGACGGGTCCAGCGCGGAGTACGACCTGGTGCTGCTGGCCACCGGGTACACGTTGGACTATCCCTTCGTGGAGCGCGGCGCGCTGAACTGGCGCGGCTTCGCACCGAGCCTGTATCTCAACGTCTTCCCGCCGTCGTTCAACGGGCTCTACGTGATGGGCATGATCGAGGCATCCGGAATCGGATGGCAGGGCCGCTACGAACAGGGCGAGCTCATCGCGCAGTACCTCGCCGCACTCGAGCATCGCCCGCAGGCCGCTGCCGCGTTCCGCCGCCGGGTGCAGGACAGGCCCTGGCCCGACCTCACGGGCGGCTACCACTATCTCGGACTCGAGCGCATGTCGTACTACGTCAACAAGGACGCCTACCGTCGCGAGGTACGCGCCGCCACCGATGCCCTGCGCGCGGGTGAGCCCACGGCGGTGCGCGCATGA
- a CDS encoding cytidine deaminase, which translates to MTDIDWDELRAAATAAKELAYVPYSRFKVGAAALVSDGRIVSGCNIENASYGVTLCAECSLVSDLFMSGGGKLVAFVCVDGQGATLMPCGRCRQLLYEHAIPGMLLETVSGIRTIDEVLPDAFGPRDLEEAAR; encoded by the coding sequence GTGACCGACATCGACTGGGATGAGCTGCGCGCGGCCGCGACCGCGGCCAAGGAGCTCGCCTATGTTCCCTACTCCCGCTTCAAGGTGGGCGCGGCCGCGCTGGTCTCCGACGGGCGGATCGTGTCCGGCTGCAACATCGAGAACGCGTCGTACGGGGTGACCCTCTGCGCGGAGTGCTCGCTGGTGAGTGACCTGTTCATGTCCGGCGGCGGGAAGCTCGTCGCGTTCGTGTGCGTCGACGGTCAGGGCGCCACCCTGATGCCGTGCGGGCGCTGCCGTCAGCTCCTGTACGAACACGCGATTCCCGGGATGCTGCTGGAGACCGTGTCCGGCATCCGGACGATCGACGAGGTCCTCCCGGACGCGTTCGGGCCCCGCGATCTCGAAGAGGCCGCACGATGA
- a CDS encoding alpha/beta hydrolase, whose translation MSDRAASDGERADAAPVAPPKRRRLRRILAWVFGSLGALILLAVVGFLLYANIGVMAADPDDLAAVRADPSISLTDAGGAWVMAPTAGAGDTGLVFIPGAKVDPLAYAATLAGVVDDGVTVVITKPTLNLAFFDLRPLSAFTDLVPGIDAWSVGGHSLGGVKACQLAEDADGLVLFGSYCANDLSGTELPALSISGSQDGLSTPQKIDDAKHLLPADAEFVVIEGGNHAGFGAYGPQAGDGEATIPDTEIRAQITDVLGPFLLETVPQSQ comes from the coding sequence GTGAGTGACCGCGCAGCATCAGACGGCGAGCGAGCGGATGCCGCACCCGTCGCACCTCCGAAGCGGCGCAGACTCCGCCGCATCCTCGCCTGGGTGTTCGGCTCGCTCGGCGCGCTGATCCTCCTCGCGGTCGTCGGATTCCTGCTGTACGCGAATATCGGCGTGATGGCGGCCGATCCCGATGACCTCGCGGCCGTGCGGGCCGATCCGTCGATCAGCCTGACCGACGCAGGCGGCGCCTGGGTGATGGCACCCACCGCGGGCGCAGGCGACACGGGGCTGGTCTTCATCCCGGGAGCGAAGGTCGATCCGCTCGCCTACGCGGCGACGCTGGCCGGCGTGGTCGACGACGGTGTGACGGTCGTCATCACGAAGCCGACGCTGAACCTGGCGTTCTTCGATCTGAGGCCGCTGTCGGCCTTCACCGATCTGGTGCCCGGCATCGACGCCTGGTCGGTCGGCGGGCACTCCCTCGGGGGCGTCAAGGCATGCCAGCTCGCCGAGGATGCCGACGGCCTCGTCCTGTTCGGCAGCTACTGCGCGAACGACCTGTCGGGGACCGAGCTGCCGGCGCTCAGCATCTCGGGCAGCCAGGACGGCCTGTCCACTCCGCAGAAGATCGACGACGCGAAGCACCTCCTCCCCGCCGACGCTGAGTTCGTCGTCATCGAGGGCGGCAACCACGCCGGCTTCGGCGCGTACGGCCCGCAAGCCGGCGACGGCGAGGCGACGATCCCGGACACCGAGATCCGCGCCCAGATCACCGACGTCCTCGGACCCTTCCTGCTCGAGACCGTCCCGCAGTCGCAGTGA
- a CDS encoding mannitol-1-phosphate 5-dehydrogenase: protein MKAVHFGAGNIGRGFVGLLLHEGGYELVFSDVAAPLVDAINAVHEYTVHAVGEGGGDTVVTGFRAINSATHPDEVIEEIAGANVVTTAVGPTILKFVAPHIVAGLALRDPASPPLQIMACENAINATDLLRDEVQQLAGDAWDALAARAVFANTAVDRIVPGQPEGAGVDVTVEPFYEWAIERPPFGDDPPSIPGAHFVDDLAPYIERKLFTVNTGHAATAYLGARAGVERISDALADDDIAAHVAAALEETSALLVAKHGLDADELTQYRETILRRFRNPALPDTVWRVGRQPLRKLSRHERFVGPAAEAAEQGLAVDGLVGAMGAALEFDDQEDAQSVDLQRLLREQDAASFTASVTGLEPEHPLFPRVEAIVRARQAELA, encoded by the coding sequence ATGAAGGCCGTCCACTTCGGCGCCGGCAACATCGGACGTGGGTTCGTGGGCCTGCTCCTGCACGAGGGGGGCTACGAGCTGGTCTTCTCCGACGTCGCGGCCCCGCTCGTCGACGCGATCAACGCCGTGCACGAATACACCGTGCACGCGGTCGGCGAGGGCGGCGGGGATACCGTCGTGACCGGCTTCCGCGCGATCAACAGCGCCACGCACCCCGACGAGGTCATCGAGGAGATCGCCGGCGCCAACGTCGTCACGACCGCGGTCGGCCCCACGATCCTCAAGTTCGTCGCACCGCACATCGTCGCGGGCCTCGCCCTGCGCGACCCCGCCTCCCCCCCGCTGCAGATCATGGCGTGCGAGAACGCGATCAACGCCACCGACCTGCTGCGCGACGAGGTCCAGCAGCTCGCCGGCGACGCGTGGGACGCCCTGGCCGCTCGTGCGGTGTTCGCGAACACCGCCGTCGACCGGATCGTGCCCGGCCAGCCCGAGGGCGCGGGTGTCGACGTGACCGTCGAGCCGTTCTACGAGTGGGCCATCGAGCGCCCCCCGTTCGGGGACGACCCGCCCTCGATCCCCGGTGCGCACTTCGTCGACGACCTCGCGCCGTACATCGAGCGGAAGCTCTTCACGGTCAACACCGGCCACGCCGCGACCGCATATCTCGGCGCCCGCGCGGGCGTCGAGAGGATCTCCGATGCACTGGCCGACGACGACATCGCAGCCCATGTCGCCGCTGCACTCGAGGAGACCTCCGCCCTGCTCGTGGCCAAGCACGGGCTGGATGCCGACGAGCTGACGCAATACCGCGAGACGATCCTCCGCCGATTCCGCAACCCTGCGCTGCCCGACACCGTCTGGCGCGTCGGCCGTCAGCCTCTGCGCAAGCTCTCGCGGCACGAGCGCTTCGTCGGCCCTGCCGCCGAAGCCGCCGAACAGGGGCTCGCCGTGGACGGACTGGTCGGTGCCATGGGCGCAGCGCTGGAGTTCGACGACCAGGAGGACGCGCAGTCGGTCGACCTGCAGCGGCTGCTGCGCGAGCAGGACGCGGCATCCTTCACCGCCTCGGTGACCGGGCTGGAGCCGGAGCATCCGCTCTTCCCGCGGGTCGAGGCGATCGTGCGCGCGAGGCAGGCCGAGCTCGCATAG